Proteins encoded by one window of Cylindrospermum stagnale PCC 7417:
- a CDS encoding HMA2 domain-containing protein, whose translation MDQATLKTPFKPISTKIVSNTPGRLRLRIALSDRQSRKMQIITSVLKAQPNVSQVSTNIQHGSILISHSAKEGSLENVLATLHDIGMIFADITEGSTEAAADLSSAVVDLNKRVELATDGAVDLRFLFPLGLSTLAVRQLLIQGLQLEAIPWYVLAWYAFDSFIKLHGTSYTETSDESG comes from the coding sequence ATGGATCAAGCAACTTTAAAGACACCATTCAAACCGATATCTACAAAAATTGTCAGTAATACTCCAGGAAGGCTACGGTTGAGAATTGCTTTAAGCGATCGCCAATCCCGGAAAATGCAAATTATTACCAGTGTCCTCAAAGCACAACCTAACGTTAGTCAAGTAAGCACTAATATTCAGCATGGGAGTATTCTGATCAGCCACAGTGCTAAAGAAGGCAGTCTAGAAAATGTCTTAGCCACACTCCACGATATAGGCATGATTTTTGCTGATATTACTGAGGGTAGCACCGAGGCGGCGGCAGATTTATCCAGTGCAGTTGTGGACTTGAATAAACGAGTCGAATTAGCAACAGATGGTGCAGTTGATTTGCGCTTCCTTTTCCCTTTGGGACTGAGTACTTTAGCTGTGAGACAGTTACTGATTCAAGGTCTACAATTAGAAGCTATTCCCTGGTATGTGTTGGCCTGGTATGCCTTTGATAGCTTTATTAAACTGCACGGCACGAGTTACACCGAAACAAGCGACGAATCTGGCTAA
- a CDS encoding DUF5132 domain-containing protein, translating to MAKITDFVEDAGAPGIIAGIGAVLLAPVLLPIVAGIGKPIAKSVIKGGLVAYERSKGAIAELGETWDDIIAEAKSEIAEAKQTPAFEPAEGTADHGA from the coding sequence ATGGCAAAAATTACTGATTTCGTAGAAGATGCAGGCGCTCCAGGAATCATCGCTGGTATTGGGGCTGTACTGCTGGCTCCTGTCCTGCTTCCGATTGTGGCAGGCATTGGTAAACCGATAGCCAAGTCAGTGATTAAAGGTGGACTTGTGGCTTACGAAAGAAGCAAAGGTGCGATCGCCGAATTAGGCGAAACCTGGGATGACATTATCGCTGAGGCCAAGTCGGAAATAGCCGAAGCCAAGCAAACACCAGCTTTTGAACCTGCTGAAGGCACAGCAGATCATGGTGCATAA
- a CDS encoding HMA2 domain-containing protein, protein MSRIVSSRDGLSPQPKISPDLISTQGESDEVIVNDNNSEAVAQLNGLQIIHAIPGRVRIRAIKDSFNSLETLSQYLRQQDGVRAVAINQQTGSLVVTFDEDQLSLPQVLRLLQQFGIHQRQISPHEDAFAEWKSLEFWKEQSISLIPLMTGLAVTGGLGIKGLVAIPVYIIAADATRWVIDYLEPQVTPSAVAATKFPEEQDSEVAAPPAKIAYSVVHAIAGRIRFHVPLIAEDRAYGQRLEKLLKTDAQVVSVRVNYDAASIAISYAAPDAIAYQPSDISISHWVNLMELALQTHPPTDPVETTELQLPTEAMEVSSLWANMQPTSMSYSLAFLANLPL, encoded by the coding sequence ATGAGCAGAATTGTCAGTAGTCGCGATGGGTTAAGTCCACAGCCGAAAATATCTCCTGATTTAATCTCAACTCAGGGTGAAAGCGATGAAGTAATTGTTAATGACAATAATAGCGAAGCAGTTGCACAGTTAAATGGATTGCAAATTATTCATGCCATCCCTGGACGAGTACGAATCCGCGCTATTAAAGACAGTTTTAACTCTTTAGAAACTTTATCTCAATATTTAAGACAGCAAGATGGGGTGAGGGCAGTGGCAATCAATCAGCAAACGGGCAGTTTGGTTGTGACTTTCGATGAAGATCAGCTGTCATTACCGCAGGTGTTAAGATTGCTCCAACAATTTGGCATTCATCAACGCCAAATTTCGCCACATGAAGATGCTTTTGCCGAGTGGAAATCTCTGGAGTTTTGGAAAGAACAGTCGATTTCTTTGATTCCCTTAATGACAGGCTTGGCGGTGACAGGGGGATTAGGAATTAAGGGTTTGGTAGCGATTCCCGTTTATATTATTGCCGCAGATGCTACTCGTTGGGTGATTGATTATTTGGAGCCGCAAGTTACACCATCAGCAGTTGCTGCTACTAAATTCCCTGAGGAGCAAGATAGCGAGGTAGCTGCACCACCTGCAAAAATAGCTTACAGTGTGGTGCATGCGATCGCGGGTAGGATTAGATTTCATGTGCCTCTCATCGCTGAAGATCGCGCCTATGGGCAGCGATTAGAGAAGTTACTGAAAACAGATGCCCAAGTTGTGAGTGTGCGTGTGAATTATGATGCGGCATCAATTGCGATCAGCTACGCTGCACCGGATGCGATCGCCTATCAGCCAAGTGATATTAGCATATCTCATTGGGTAAACCTGATGGAGTTGGCTTTGCAGACACACCCACCCACCGATCCCGTTGAGACAACAGAACTGCAACTACCAACTGAAGCTATGGAAGTATCGAGTTTATGGGCTAATATGCAGCCTACATCTATGTCTTATTCTTTAGCTTTTTTGGCGAATTTGCCTTTATGA
- a CDS encoding phytoene desaturase family protein — MKTDYLIVGSGLSALVFGSLMAKSGKKVQILEAHEHPGGFGHTFAIANKYKFNAQLHYVWDCGEGHTVNRVLKQLNLDKEVTFERYDPDGFDHMRMPGYSLDIPSSSQELIRRLSALFPQNSESIRKFILEVQKTSEGVKKLSPPVNPVELFKHFGEVSSAVMYLKSTLQDVFDKFNLPQEAQTLLALQWPDFLLPPDQVSFYAWIILFTGYQQGAFYPTQHFEHVINSLVKVIEENDGEVLLNQEVTNFRITNKTITGVQATDRITHQTREFTAETIICNIDPQKAAQMIGVENFSKTVRKKLNYDYSPSNYMAYCVVKDIDLRDYGFGKWNTFHTGHRDLNAAFYQMYEKHDFSNPSFAITTPTLITEYQRDCPEECQIIEFLTVANYDYFKKLKETDKKAYRRKKEEILDFILDVVEKNYIPNIRKHLVLKMTGSPTTNERFCWCPNGNSYGSNLTPRNMGIGRLNHKTSLNNFYFCNASSGYPGFAPTFWTGAILYQRLSGDLILSKG, encoded by the coding sequence ATGAAAACGGATTACCTGATTGTAGGCAGTGGCTTGTCAGCATTGGTATTTGGGTCCCTGATGGCGAAATCCGGCAAGAAAGTGCAAATCTTGGAGGCCCATGAGCATCCAGGCGGCTTTGGTCACACATTTGCAATTGCTAATAAATATAAGTTTAATGCCCAACTACATTACGTTTGGGATTGTGGTGAAGGACACACTGTCAATCGCGTCCTCAAACAACTGAACTTAGACAAAGAAGTCACCTTTGAACGGTATGATCCTGATGGTTTCGACCACATGAGAATGCCGGGATACTCACTGGACATACCATCATCATCCCAGGAATTAATTCGGCGGCTATCTGCTCTCTTTCCCCAAAATAGCGAAAGCATTCGTAAATTTATCCTCGAAGTGCAAAAAACCAGCGAGGGAGTAAAAAAATTATCACCCCCAGTAAATCCGGTTGAATTATTCAAACATTTCGGCGAAGTGTCCAGCGCCGTCATGTATCTCAAAAGTACACTTCAGGATGTCTTCGACAAATTCAACCTACCTCAAGAAGCGCAAACGCTGTTAGCACTGCAATGGCCTGATTTTTTATTACCCCCAGATCAAGTTTCCTTTTACGCCTGGATAATCTTGTTCACTGGATATCAACAAGGCGCTTTTTACCCCACACAGCATTTTGAGCATGTAATCAATTCATTAGTCAAAGTAATAGAAGAAAATGACGGCGAAGTTCTGCTTAATCAAGAAGTTACTAATTTTAGAATCACAAATAAAACTATAACCGGGGTTCAGGCAACTGATAGAATCACCCATCAAACCCGTGAATTCACCGCCGAAACCATAATCTGCAATATAGATCCTCAAAAAGCTGCCCAGATGATCGGAGTAGAAAACTTCTCCAAGACAGTACGCAAAAAGCTTAATTATGACTATTCCCCCTCCAACTATATGGCTTACTGCGTTGTCAAAGATATTGACCTCCGAGACTATGGTTTTGGTAAATGGAATACTTTTCATACAGGTCATCGGGATTTAAATGCAGCATTTTATCAAATGTATGAAAAGCATGATTTTTCTAATCCTAGTTTTGCCATAACTACACCCACATTAATTACAGAATATCAGCGCGACTGTCCAGAAGAATGCCAAATTATCGAATTCTTAACTGTTGCTAATTATGATTATTTTAAAAAGCTTAAAGAAACAGATAAAAAGGCTTATAGACGCAAAAAAGAGGAAATTTTAGATTTTATTCTAGATGTAGTAGAAAAAAACTATATCCCGAATATTAGAAAGCACCTTGTTTTGAAAATGACTGGTAGCCCCACAACAAACGAGCGGTTTTGCTGGTGTCCAAATGGAAATTCTTATGGTTCCAATCTCACCCCGCGCAATATGGGAATTGGCAGACTAAATCACAAAACATCTTTAAATAATTTCTATTTTTGTAATGCTTCGTCTGGCTACCCAGGTTTTGCCCCGACATTTTGGACTGGGGCAATTCTCTATCAAAGATTATCAGGTGATTTGATTTTGTCAAAAGGCTAA
- a CDS encoding FAD-dependent oxidoreductase, with protein MKIAIIGGGASGMVTAYLLKKNGHHVTIFEKQPILGGHIRTLNKNVKPNKSDCDQFLEGGVLEFPLNFYNFLKLMKDLEVELEPVDVGSAVFLQDGRHIFSGLMIENNFTGLQRVIEYLKLNTLYLSSAALWIKTHIPPTQNLYNQPISQYLKRQSIRNNWLKLLTMYCYSIPFELIDNVPTELVIPALRDYIFVNWVRIKGGVYSYIEKIQERFQGEILLNVDVAEIYRQSDSVKITLADGVKYLFDKVVFATPPDQVMQLLSDPTKDEIKRFSAWKKNQAKTVMHTDTSMYARHGIKEYSEFDFFQTANGWGYNAYLNRLCGISLSPQYSLAFNLDDLIAKDKIIHIQEHHTPLYTVESFRYRNEVINTNGENNTYHAGAYLGDGLHEGAITSAFRVAQLIG; from the coding sequence ATGAAAATAGCAATTATTGGTGGTGGAGCAAGCGGTATGGTGACAGCATACCTGCTCAAGAAAAATGGTCATCACGTGACAATTTTTGAAAAACAACCGATTTTGGGTGGGCATATTCGGACATTAAATAAAAACGTTAAACCCAATAAATCGGACTGTGACCAGTTTTTAGAAGGTGGTGTGCTCGAATTTCCCCTGAATTTTTACAACTTCCTAAAATTGATGAAAGATTTGGAAGTTGAATTAGAACCCGTCGATGTTGGTTCAGCAGTTTTTTTGCAAGATGGCCGCCACATTTTTTCAGGTTTAATGATTGAAAATAACTTCACAGGCCTTCAGCGTGTAATTGAATATCTTAAGCTGAATACTCTCTATCTCAGTTCTGCTGCGCTGTGGATAAAAACCCATATTCCCCCAACTCAAAATCTGTATAATCAACCGATATCTCAATACTTAAAACGCCAATCCATCCGAAATAACTGGCTGAAATTGCTGACAATGTACTGCTACTCAATCCCCTTTGAGTTGATAGACAATGTGCCTACAGAACTGGTGATTCCCGCCCTAAGAGATTATATATTTGTCAACTGGGTGAGGATTAAAGGAGGGGTGTATTCCTATATTGAAAAAATCCAGGAACGCTTTCAGGGTGAAATCTTGCTCAATGTAGATGTTGCAGAAATTTATAGACAATCTGATTCTGTTAAAATCACGCTAGCGGATGGTGTAAAGTATCTGTTTGACAAAGTGGTTTTTGCCACGCCACCTGACCAGGTGATGCAGTTATTATCAGACCCGACAAAAGATGAAATTAAACGGTTTTCAGCATGGAAAAAAAACCAAGCCAAAACGGTGATGCATACTGATACTTCAATGTATGCTAGACATGGTATTAAAGAATATTCGGAATTTGATTTTTTCCAAACTGCTAACGGCTGGGGATATAATGCTTATCTCAACCGACTTTGCGGAATATCATTATCCCCTCAATACAGTTTGGCTTTTAACTTAGATGATTTAATTGCTAAAGACAAAATTATCCACATTCAAGAACACCACACTCCTCTTTACACTGTCGAGTCTTTCAGGTACAGAAACGAAGTTATCAATACCAACGGTGAAAACAATACTTACCATGCGGGAGCTTACCTAGGAGATGGTTTGCATGAAGGCGCTATCACTTCCGCATTCCGAGTTGCTCAATTAATTGGATAG
- a CDS encoding type I polyketide synthase: MSDNNEQRYIQLMKVASQKMADLQAEIERLKKKENEPIAIIGMSCRLAQADNPEAFWDLLSNGVDAIREAPKGHHSYLDPYYDPEPGLPGKVYIRRAGFLNQSPADFDASFFGISPREAASLDPQHRLVMEVAWEALESAGLVPEKLAGSQTGVFIGICANDYVWQLVKQDPTETDVYIGSGNAYSPVAGRLSYFFDFTGPCLAVDTGCASSLAAIHLAVSSLRRGDSNLALAGGVQRYVSPEYWLNLCKSRMLSPDGRCKTFAAGADGYARGEGCGIVVLKRLSDAQADGDNILALIRGTAHGQDGRTSGLTVPSGSSQQAVIRRAIANAGIKPNQISYIEAHGTGTSLGDPIEANALINVFRKREEPLILGSAKTNIGHLEGAAGVAGLIKIVLSLQNELIPQHLHFKEPSPYIAWDEMPIKVATEQIPWPATDKTRFAGVSSFGFTGINVHVVLSEAPAVAAKREGETVQQPLNLLTLSAKTKPALEQMVRNYLEHLTTHPNLDWADVCFTTNTRRSHFHERMAVVAESVSQAREKLLAHQAGAETTHLLRGSKSESQPQIAFLFTGQGSQYLGMGRELYTTQPTFRQSLERCQEILKKSGNQDRSLLEVLYQSDDISLLEQTAYTQPALFALEYALTQMWKSWGIEPTTVIGHSVGEYVAACVAGIFSLEDGLKLIAARGRLMQKLPRNGEMVSLLASPEQVAEALLGTDLVSIAAINGPESVVISGEREAVRRVVQELEQKGIKHKRLKVSHAFHSALMKPMLADFRQVVQEVTFHQPKLNFISNVTGSEERILPTEPEYWVDHVLKPVRFAEGLETLHRQGVEIFVELGPEPILLGMGRHCLPSEYGTWLPTLKREQSDWQGLLQALGQLYVRGATIDWDGFHRDYAHRQVEVPTYPWQRERYWIDVPQTQPLRESGIDGELVATTEDFQVKGASYEPLPQQAEKKEREETLLNLVEQLKATEKEQRKALLIAHIQSLLSQVLGDKQERAFSLSQGFFDLGMDSMTSIELRNRLQNSLGISLSSTLFYKYPTVEALVHYLIQDLLATFVSFDD; this comes from the coding sequence ATGAGTGATAATAATGAACAACGCTATATTCAATTGATGAAGGTAGCATCGCAAAAAATGGCTGATTTACAAGCCGAAATTGAGCGATTAAAGAAGAAAGAAAATGAGCCAATCGCCATTATTGGTATGAGTTGTCGCTTGGCACAAGCCGATAATCCTGAAGCATTTTGGGACTTACTTTCAAATGGTGTAGATGCCATTCGAGAAGCCCCAAAGGGTCATCATTCATATCTCGATCCATACTACGATCCAGAACCTGGTCTGCCGGGAAAGGTGTATATCCGGCGTGCAGGGTTTCTCAACCAATCTCCCGCAGATTTTGATGCCAGTTTTTTCGGGATTTCGCCTCGAGAAGCGGCGAGTTTAGATCCTCAGCATCGGCTGGTGATGGAAGTAGCTTGGGAAGCCTTAGAAAGCGCTGGACTTGTGCCTGAAAAATTGGCAGGCAGCCAGACAGGTGTTTTTATTGGGATATGTGCAAATGACTACGTTTGGCAACTTGTCAAACAAGACCCTACGGAAACAGATGTCTACATAGGATCGGGGAATGCCTATAGCCCAGTGGCAGGCCGCCTTTCTTACTTCTTCGATTTTACAGGTCCTTGTCTAGCCGTTGATACTGGCTGTGCTTCTTCATTGGCTGCCATTCACTTGGCAGTTAGCAGCTTGCGAAGGGGAGACTCTAACCTGGCACTGGCTGGAGGCGTACAGCGATATGTCTCACCAGAATATTGGCTCAACCTTTGCAAATCCCGAATGTTGTCTCCAGATGGTCGTTGCAAAACTTTTGCGGCAGGAGCAGATGGTTACGCTCGTGGCGAAGGTTGTGGCATAGTCGTTCTCAAACGTCTTTCAGATGCACAAGCTGATGGCGACAATATTCTGGCCCTAATTAGAGGTACGGCTCATGGGCAGGATGGACGAACAAGCGGTCTAACTGTACCTAGCGGTTCTTCTCAGCAAGCTGTGATTCGCAGAGCAATAGCCAATGCAGGTATCAAGCCGAACCAAATCAGTTATATTGAGGCTCATGGTACAGGTACTTCTCTGGGAGACCCAATTGAAGCAAATGCTTTGATAAATGTTTTTCGCAAACGAGAAGAACCTCTGATCTTAGGTTCTGCAAAAACTAATATCGGACACTTGGAAGGAGCAGCTGGCGTAGCAGGTCTGATCAAAATCGTTCTCTCCTTACAAAATGAACTGATTCCGCAACACTTACACTTTAAAGAGCCTAGCCCTTATATTGCTTGGGATGAGATGCCAATAAAAGTGGCAACCGAACAGATACCCTGGCCAGCAACAGATAAAACTAGATTCGCTGGGGTTAGTTCCTTTGGGTTTACGGGTATCAATGTTCATGTTGTCCTTTCGGAAGCACCAGCAGTTGCAGCAAAAAGAGAGGGAGAAACTGTCCAGCAGCCCCTAAATCTGCTCACCCTCAGTGCCAAAACCAAACCCGCACTCGAACAGATGGTTCGCAACTACTTAGAACACTTAACCACTCATCCCAACTTAGATTGGGCTGATGTCTGTTTTACCACTAATACTCGGCGTAGCCATTTCCATGAACGAATGGCTGTGGTTGCCGAATCAGTGTCTCAGGCACGGGAGAAGTTATTAGCCCATCAAGCTGGAGCAGAAACCACCCATCTGTTGAGGGGTAGCAAGAGCGAAAGTCAACCTCAAATCGCTTTTCTGTTCACAGGTCAAGGTTCTCAGTATCTAGGGATGGGACGGGAATTATACACAACACAACCAACTTTTCGTCAGTCCCTAGAGCGCTGTCAGGAAATTTTAAAGAAGAGCGGTAATCAGGATAGATCCCTACTCGAAGTCCTCTACCAAAGTGATGACATTTCCCTGCTGGAGCAGACCGCTTATACCCAACCGGCGCTGTTTGCCTTAGAGTACGCACTAACCCAGATGTGGAAATCTTGGGGCATAGAGCCAACCACAGTCATCGGTCATAGTGTAGGGGAATATGTAGCAGCTTGTGTAGCGGGAATTTTCTCCTTAGAAGACGGCTTAAAACTGATTGCTGCCAGAGGACGTTTGATGCAAAAACTGCCGCGTAACGGAGAAATGGTATCTCTGTTAGCTTCGCCAGAACAAGTGGCAGAGGCACTTCTTGGTACTGACTTGGTCAGCATCGCGGCGATCAACGGACCTGAGAGCGTAGTCATTTCTGGCGAACGGGAAGCGGTACGTCGGGTAGTGCAGGAGTTAGAACAGAAGGGAATTAAACATAAGCGCTTAAAGGTTTCCCATGCCTTTCATTCGGCTTTAATGAAGCCAATGCTGGCTGATTTTCGCCAGGTGGTGCAAGAAGTAACTTTCCACCAACCCAAACTCAACTTTATCTCCAATGTCACCGGCTCTGAGGAGCGGATTTTACCAACTGAGCCTGAATATTGGGTCGATCATGTGCTCAAGCCAGTGAGATTTGCTGAAGGTTTGGAGACATTACATAGACAAGGGGTAGAGATATTTGTCGAGCTGGGACCGGAGCCAATTTTGCTGGGGATGGGACGTCATTGTTTACCATCTGAGTATGGAACATGGCTACCGACGTTAAAGCGAGAGCAAAGCGATTGGCAAGGGCTGCTTCAGGCTTTGGGTCAATTATATGTACGGGGCGCGACAATTGATTGGGATGGCTTCCATCGTGACTATGCCCACCGCCAAGTTGAAGTGCCCACTTATCCTTGGCAGCGAGAGCGCTACTGGATTGACGTGCCACAAACACAACCCCTACGGGAATCCGGAATAGATGGGGAGCTTGTCGCCACTACTGAAGACTTTCAAGTGAAGGGTGCTAGTTACGAACCATTGCCCCAGCAAGCTGAAAAGAAAGAGAGAGAAGAAACTTTACTCAACTTAGTCGAACAATTAAAGGCAACTGAAAAAGAGCAACGCAAAGCACTGTTAATTGCCCATATTCAATCTCTATTGTCTCAAGTTTTGGGAGACAAACAAGAGAGGGCATTCTCCTTATCACAAGGATTTTTCGACTTAGGAATGGATTCTATGACATCAATAGAGCTAAGAAATCGCTTGCAAAACTCGCTAGGCATCTCGTTGTCATCAACCTTGTTTTATAAATATCCAACAGTAGAAGCATTAGTTCACTATTTGATTCAGGATCTGCTTGCTACTTTCGTAAGCTTTGATGATTAA
- the def gene encoding peptide deformylase, with protein MAESNPIIQLGNPTLRQKAAWVENIQDERIQEIIDNLIATVSQANGVGIAAPQVAESYRLFILASHPNARYPYAPLMEPTAIINPKIIAYSDEVVKGWEGCLSVPGIRGLVPRYQTIEVEYTDRNGELKTQTLTDFVARIFQHEFDHLDGIVFVDRLESTLDMLTEQEFQMRVVNKT; from the coding sequence ATGGCTGAATCAAACCCAATTATTCAATTAGGAAATCCGACATTGCGCCAAAAAGCAGCTTGGGTTGAGAACATTCAAGATGAGCGGATTCAAGAAATAATTGATAACTTAATCGCTACTGTTTCTCAAGCTAACGGTGTGGGAATTGCTGCACCGCAAGTAGCAGAATCCTATCGTTTATTTATTTTGGCTTCCCATCCTAATGCTAGATATCCCTACGCCCCTTTGATGGAACCTACGGCGATAATTAATCCCAAAATTATTGCTTATTCAGATGAAGTTGTCAAAGGTTGGGAAGGTTGTTTGAGTGTTCCAGGAATTAGGGGTTTAGTGCCTAGATATCAAACAATTGAAGTGGAATACACTGACCGCAATGGCGAGTTAAAAACCCAAACATTAACTGATTTTGTGGCGCGGATATTTCAACATGAATTTGATCATCTTGATGGCATTGTATTTGTAGATCGCCTGGAGAGTACTCTCGATATGCTCACCGAGCAGGAATTCCAAATGCGAGTAGTGAATAAAACCTAA